The Theropithecus gelada isolate Dixy chromosome 11, Tgel_1.0, whole genome shotgun sequence genome includes a region encoding these proteins:
- the TAS2R13 gene encoding taste receptor type 2 member 13, whose amino-acid sequence MESALLSILTLVIIAEFVIGNLSNGFIVLINCIDWVSKRQLSSVDKILTFLAISRIGLIWELLVSWFLGLHYLAIFVSGTGLRIMIFSWVVSNHFSLWLATILSIFYLLKIASFSSPAFLYLKWRVNQVILMILLGTMVFLFLNLIQINIHIKDWLDRCERNTIWNFSMSGLPTFSVPVKFTMTMFSLAPFTVALISFLLLIFSLRKHLQKMQLNYKGHREPRTKAHINALKIVISFLLLYASFFLCILISWISELYQNTLIHMFCQTIGVFYPSSHSFLLILGNPKLRQASLLVAAKV is encoded by the coding sequence ATGGAAAGTGCCCTGCTGAGTATCCTCACTCTTGTAATAATTGCAGAATTCGTAATTGGGAATTTGAGCAATGGATTTATAGTACTGATAAACTGCATTGACTGGGTCAGTAAAAGACAGCTGTCCTCAGTTGATAAAATCCTCACATTCTTGGCAATCTCCAGAATTGGGCTGATCTGGGAACTATTAGTAAGTTGGTTTTTAGGTCTGCATTATCTAGCCATATTTGTGTCTGGAACAGGGTTAAGAATTATGATTTTTAGCTGGGTAGTTTCTAATCACTTCAGTCTCTGGCTTGCTACAATCCTCAGCATCTTTTATTTGCTCAAAATAGCGAGTTTCTCTAGCCCTGCTTTTCTCTATTTGAAGTGGAGAGTAAACCAAGTGATTCTGATGATACTGCTGGGAACCATggtcttcttatttttaaatctgatacaaataaacatacatattaaAGACTGGCTGGACCGATGTGAAAGAAACACAATTTGGAATTTCAGTATGAGTGGCCTTCCAACATTTTCAGTGCCGGTCAAATTCACCATGACTATGTTCAGTCTAGCACCATTTACTGTGGCCCTCatctcttttctcctgttaattttCTCCTTGCGGAAACATCTCCAGAAAATGCAGCTCAATTACAAAGGACACAGAGAACCCAGGACCAAGGCCCACATAAATGCGTTGAAAAttgtgatctcattccttttactCTATGCCAGTTTCTTTCTATGTATTCTCATATCATGGATTTCTGAGTTGTATCAGAATACACTGATCCACATGTTTTGTCAGACGATTGGAGTCTTCTATCCTTCAAGCCACTCCTTTCTTCTGATTCTAGGAAACCCTAAGTTAAGACAGGCCTCTCTTTTGGTGGCAGCTAAGGTATGA